DNA sequence from the Euwallacea fornicatus isolate EFF26 chromosome 27, ASM4011564v1, whole genome shotgun sequence genome:
attaaaaaaaagtatttttgctataacttttaaacaattatcatAGTTGGGCGGTTTCAATAACTCATAGCCGtgcttattttcatatgtaaAAAGATGTTTCATATGTCTTCCTTATACTGGGAAAGTTCCAATTTcgcatttaaattcattaacttcttagtgagttaaaaaaaatctgtggtTTTTTTGTGCAGCttgatattttcataatttttctacaCAAAAGGTATATCTTACTTGCTAAGGCATCCCTTTTCAACAACCCCCAGAATTTATGCTTTGAGTTttccgaacaccctgtatatgtgttaaaagtaaaaattaattttaattgactttttgtcgtcattttgaaaatatgtacttaaaaaagttatatttttttaagtgacgaATAAAATATACTTTGCAATTCCGGGTTGCTAATGGATTATTATAAACTATCAAACTTAAACATAGTGTTTGCCTCTGAAAATGGATCGAGATATCTAAATGGAACAGGAATACATAATTAATGGAATGGCCCTTTCAGATTTAAAATCAAGTTTGATATACTTACACGATAAAAGGTTATTAACATTTCTGTAAAATTGACCGTGACTCCGTCTGCTAGCTAAGAAACCACAATACGTATCTTATTCatcactcaaaaaaaaaacataacttcagaaattttcaataccaCGTATATCCGAAACTATTAGCTTTCAGGTGAGCCCTGTTTTTTCTAATCATCACCATTTGACGGATAATACCTCCAGGTCTCAGTTGTCCTATTGCtgatgaatcaccctgtataacaataTAAGCAAACTAgaattatagcaaattaacGATTCAGGTCTGTTACTGCAATTAACATTCATTGAACGATATTAATTAGTATAGGAGCTAATTGAATTACGTAATTACTTGAAATATGGTGCTTGCGTAGTCGGGGGGTCCGGTGGTCATAGCAGTAGGTATGAGACCCAAGGTTTGGAGAAGCAAAAACGTTGAATATTGATATAAAACAGTATCAAGATCATTGTATAATgtctatatacatatatattcgtttaaaattaatgttggTTCCAACTGGACGGGGCAGAATCCCATTACAACCAGGAAGTAACaagtgactttttaaaatgcttGACCATCGTTGGTTTAGGCGTTTGTCTTCGTGAGATTGGCCTCTTAGATCTCCGGATTCTACTTcacttgatttttatttttcggcTAAATTAAAGGAACAAATGTATATCAGACCAGTAAACCGTTCAGGTGGTCCAGTAAATGAAAGCCTACTATATAAAAAACTCACAAGTCTCGGGGCCGCGAAGTTCCTCTCTCGACAGAAAAGAAGCACTTTCCACCTGGATAtgtaataatgtaattttctatCTCTATATGTCACCTGACTTCCGAGCCGATTAAGTTAGAGTCAAATGACGTTACTTAACGCTTGAAACGTATAATTCGGAACAGGTGTCAGATATCGAAAACTGCTGCAATACAGCAGGCGTCCCTTATTATCCAGACACCGGGTGTAGTGAAAgtgttgcaataaaaaatcagAATTAAGTATTAATTCGCGAATCGAATCGATTAGCAAAAAATACGTATAGAACAAGAATTCAGGGCAGCTGCAAGCTGCTACACCACTGTGCGCCTATGAGGCTCCTCTTACGATCGATAGTTCAATATTCGTCGTGACAAATTATTCAGGGTATCGTTGGATCATCCTAGAATGCGAAATTAGATTGTTAGCATTTTATATTGTCGGGGTCTTCCTGTATCTggtcataaaatattatggaAATCACAAATTTCGTTTTCGTTCGGAAACTTAGAATTAATGTAAAGACGACCATCAATACCAGGGTCGCCAAATTCAACGCTGAGATTTGTCCAAATTCAATTCAATCAGGATGTGGACTTTTGAGACAAATTCACGCATGGGGCCATCCAAGTCAGTTCAGGTCCTTAAATACTGCAGAACTGGTGGAACTTCTTCGCCGAAATTGCCACGTGACTAGGCTGCCCCCTAAGTATTAGACGCACTATTGGACCATTCCTAACGTGTTTCTAACTACTTTCCAAAGTGTCTCGCCTTGAGAGCTGTAAATTGAGCTTCAAGTTTCAcctcatttaataaaataggtATAATTTCCTTTGTTCTGAGAAAACATCCTCCAGTGTCGTTGCACCCCGGGTAGCGGTAAAACTCGTCCTAATTTCGGGTGGCAATGAACATCTCTTTGTTCTTTTCTGATGTGCTATTCCAGGATTGcgtatcaaattaatttcaatccAAGTAACTGTTACCTTGGCCAGTTTGCAGTTTGCGGAACGGACCTCTTATGTTGCTTAATTGGTAATATTTCGATACATTTACCAAACCCGCAATTTTATAGCAGATTAAGCTTGATTGAGGGGTTTCGGGaggttaaaaacaaaatctcGATGACAAAGCGAatcttttcaatatttaggAAACAAAGCGCAGGCCGCCGTACAAACAGCAGCTGGAGCCACCGGATAATCGCATCGTTGCCGTTACAGATATTCCTTTAAGATATTTcagatatttcataaaattttcagttatcttattaaattataagtactttaagtgttaaGCTCacgataatttataaaattcaattaaatcaagAGCATCAAAGCAACACCGGTCGACTTCCTCCTTAGTTaagtcattaatttttatttaattaccaaAATTTACAATCCAGTGGGcgacattttcttaaataattttactcACATTCATGTTGGTTTTTTGTGTGACTATGAGAGCGGTTACTTCAGGGCGTTCGTCCAATAAACGTGACAACATTGCCTAAGGCGGTTTGACTACTGTTGTTATTTATCTCCGGTCCTCCCCTATTTCGCATTAAATTAGGGCCAATGTGTCGAAAAATGAAGTCCATTTATTTTCGGTATGAGAAAAGCGGAACGACCGGCTCGAGTTAACGACCCCTCGAGGACGTCTTTTGACCAATGTTGGGGTTTGATGTCtggattatacagggtgttctatgTCGAGAACAAGATACCGTAGTGGGCGTCATACAGCTCGTTTCCAACGATAAAAGTTATATAAGTGAACGCCCGATTTTCAACGGTTTAAGGAgcgttttgtttttgtttcattctTGATTTTTAATGACATTGTTGCATGTCTACGAAAATTGCGACTCTCCAATCCCACATGGCAAAAATTCATATACACCATGTGCAagagaatgaaatttattGTCAGACAGCACTTACGCTGCGCTTGATACTGCCTGACAACTAAATTACAAGTGTTTCAAATCATGAATATCTGTTTCTTATAGTTTGTTGCTCCTGATTTTCTTGGAAGTAAGTTAGTAAGTTTCATGTCAACCATTCCGCAAAATACAGGAAGAATATTTCCGCAGTACGGCTTAGAGCTGATAGGTCGAGAATACACTTCAGCTTTTAAGTACCCTCaaatgtaaatattcaaaGGTGTTACGTCTGGCCTGCACGGAGGTCATTTTACGACGTCCAATAGATCTCAAGTCCAAGCGACTGTCGTGACTCGAATGGTGCGAGTTGCGTGACTTAAAAATTCATGCATGCGTAAATGTCGCTTCATCCGTCGCTTTGACCTGCTTTTCAAATTGCGTGTCTTCTGCGCACATCTTTAAGTACCCCTGAGAGAAATTGACGCAAACTTCCTTTTCGCCTTCTTATAAATCGCCTATTTTATATTCATGGAAGAGGTGTTAATCATCTGACCGAAGTGCACCATTTACATGAGGCATGCCAACTCTTCTTGCTATTACACGTGTGATATTTACAGGACCTTGTTCGAAGACGGCACTTAAGCTTTCATTCTGcttatcaaaaaattgaagttaaattaatagaagatattattattacataaacTGATCGAAAAATCCCCATTCTTCTCACTATACATACACAACGTAATATGATTCGACAATACACAAACTGCGGCACGTGCAAtcttttgtggattttctTGCATGGATTGATTAGTTTTGAGGTATTTtcgttataaatttttcctgGAATTGATAAGTTGAGAATACACGtaagtttttaagtaatttcaaACATGAAAATCTGGAGGAGTTGGATCTGGGCTGCTCGGAGCCCATGCCATAGTGCGATAAATGCCAAGTCCCTTTGATACCCTATGTGCGTTGTTTGTAGGAGCTTCCAAAATTCTGATCACATTTTCTTCAAGATTCCCACTGTTAATAAGTGAGAGTGGCCACTCTCTCTCAATGTGAGATGAAATCTGACAAACTGTCTGTTATTGGGAATTCGCCGACATGAAGTGGAATTGGGAAGTTGCACTTAGGAAACATGTAACGACGTTATTAAAAATCGAGaagaaagtaataaaatgaatattcttTAAACCGTTGAAAATCGAACTCTTATTTATATGacttttttgttggaaatgaGCAATAAAATCGTATCTTAAAGTATTTTCCTCTCGCCATAGAACATCCTGTAGAATTAAGtcaaaagttgtaaaaaacaatgattaacaaaatttttttcccttattataattattaacattagCTTATGATGGTCAATTGCAAGAGCGATAATTACTGCTTCTTTCTTCATCCGTATTAGCTgagttatatatttttaaaatataaaataagtaCCTGGCAGTAAAACTTGATCCCGCTAGgctttttttgattttatgaaCAGTGCTAATTTGATTAGATTCCGTTTTATTTGTTCTCTAGTTTGTCCTTTCCGTTGGATAGTTAACCGCGACATTATATAATACCTGTGATAAAATCGCACTGCCTGAGAAGTACATGTGTGATATTCTTTTTACTtaaaagtaccaaattaaaagaccattaaattacaatttctcACGAAAACTAGGTACCTTGACCAAAGTGAAACGTGTGACGTAAGAACCCGAGTTTTTGGGTATTAACATAACTGCAGAACATGCATGAGAAAATAAACAGGTTCATAcacaaataaatgttttaattaaatttaaactattttatatTAGTTGGTAACTAGAATGGATCTGCTTGTTCTGGTGCGTGCaagcattgaaaatattaatatttagagTTGAGTCAAGGGATTTCTTCCAAGTCTGgatcaaatgaataaaatagaTGAACGGGGGTTAAAACCTTGTTCACAGGGACATCAACAGAAGAAAATTAGGAAGAGATATACGTGGGAATGGACTAGATACAGATGATAGTATCATCatcaaaatcaataattttgacATTACACCTCTTCCTCACCCGCCAAATCCTCCAGATTTAACTCccttagattattttctatttccaaatttgaaaaattcgttcggtggaaagagatttgctaATAATGGAGAGGTAGAGTCCAAGGAAAAGCGTGTGTGAATCTCAAAGGAAACTATGtgaagaaataatgtaatattttccaatttatttttctttaattgttaGGTCGGGCCCTTCTGGGATTATCTTCGTATTCACTTTATGTACATACTTTCTTTAATCTTATATCATGTTTCCCTCTGTAAATTTGatctaaatttctaaaattttaacgaaagCTATGGGAAACATACAACAATTGCATTATTGTGCATAAACGTGTAATCGGGAACCGTTacaacaatattaaaatattaattaaaggAAGAAATGCACAATATGCGGCGTGCATTCGCACACACCCACATCATTACAACGTGCAGTCTGGTTTTAAATGATGTGAACTTTCTTGATTGTGAATTCATCTCGCCCTAgcagaaaacaataaattattatgctTCTGTGGGAAATATGTACGCATAATTTGCTATAATGAACTAGGAAAGCATTTTCTCATCGAATTTTTAAGTGATTATTCTACATGTTACAACTAAAAAGTATAGTTGAGTTTTAGGTAAAATCTAacgtttttttgttgtttcagttaggatttttcatttactactcTGTGAGCACCGGCGAAGTAAATCCAGCAGGACCAGTACCCACGGCATCAATATTCATCTATCGACCAGATAAAAGGATAGAAATATGGCGGTTCCTATTTTACATGCTCCTTCATGCAGGGTGAGTAAtcattattaactttaatttgcaGGAACTTGTTTACTACTTATTTAAACTTTCGTGTCTAAACTGAATTAGAACTCAAGCAGGATGTCTCCAATATTAAGCATTGTTTAAGGTTAAAACAGCGTAAAGTGTTAAGGCAATTagtttattaagaaaaactgtccaaaattgcttcttaacctttattattattattattattattgtcctTCTTTGAACAAGTGGTTCTTCCCCCCATGCATCAGAACTGTAAAAACGAAGCACACACAAATAAAACCGAAATGTACTTTTACGGTGCaagaacaaatattttaacattaaatattgCTTCTGGGGCGCTATAAggtattgttatttttttaacacaagatctaatattaataaattttaaattgttttccaaGCAAAcagctcttttttttttaattttccgacGAAGATTTTTCGAAAGATTTTGTTTAGTGTGTTAATAGAGCGGTTTGTTGATTAGAGCAACAAGATAAAGGCTGCGGACTACACAAGTATATCAGTTGCAATGGAACTATATGAAACCCCAAATTCGCACCTTGaatatcattaaatatatTCTAAAATAATCCTGATCTTATATATTCATAATACTTTTGCTTCTTTTAGATGGCTGCACCTTGGCTTCAACTTAGTAGTCCAATTGCTCGTGGGGCTGCCTCTAGAAATGGTTCATGGGTCCAGTAGAGTAGCCTTGATCTACGTAGCTGGAGTCATTGCCGGATCATTGGGAACATCAGTGTTCGACACGGATGTTTATTTAGTAGGAGCCAGTGGAGGAGTTTATGCACTACTTGCAGCGCATTTAGCCAACGTCCTTTTGAATTATAACAATATGCAGTGCGGAATTTTGAGgctatttggaatttttgccATAGGTACGtttgacattttgaaaaagatcagaaaaatattatcagAATGGAAAAACGTCCCAGTTCAAACGcggttttaacaaaaaagtaTAAAGCTTAAATAAGAATTACACACTTAATTCCCCAGAATACGATTTCCTccattaaacaatttttctcttcCTTTCAGCTTCGTGCGATGTAGGTTATGCAATCTACTCCAGATACGCGGAAGAGGTAATGGGGCCCCCAGTATCATACGTAGCACATTTAACCGGAGCGCTCGCCGGACTTACCATTGGCCTGTTGGTCCTGAAAAATTTCGAGCAAAAGCTTCACGAACAACTTTTGTGGTGGATAGCTTTAGGAGTGTACGCAGCCTGCACGATTTTCGCCGTTTTGTTCAATTTGGTGAATCCCACCGTAGAGCAAATAGAAAACTTGGGAGATGGGGTGAATAGTCAATACGTTTACAGTCGCTTTGGCGTGTAAACCCAGTCtggtttttgataatttatcaATTACTTCAGTCTTTTGTACataattaagttttgtactgatttttttaagagaCTTAAGTTTAAGTCACGATGCAGTATAAGTAACTTCGTAGCGTTCTTGTTTAAATGTTGTCGGTTTGATTTATACCTCTACCGAAAGATTTTACATGttgaaatattgtaaaatcTTTCAGGCTCAATGTTTCCCATTGTGCAAAAGGGGAAGACCCCTTAATATTATGTATATAGAATTGTGTACATATgttggattttatttatttctaatgtAATAGTTGTTTATACCAAAGACTGAAAGAGTAAATTACTTGATTTACTTGAAGGTTATTATAAATCACTCATCAAGGCCTCACCGAGGATTTCTGAACGTCGTTCCAAATTTTCTAATTGATAATTTCATCTCTTTCGAACACGCAGGGTGTTACGTGATGATGTTATAAATTTTGAGGGTAAATAACAATATAGTATTAAAACTTCTAAGAATTAAATTCCTCAACATAAACCAAGTACCAAGTTCCagcaaaagtttttgtttatagttaattaattaataaaaatgtaaaattgacaccctgtattatgaAAACGATTGATTTGGTGATATAACAGGCTACGAACAATTTGCTATTGAGATGTTTTTCATCATTTATGGGGAGAAATTGTCTACCTTCAACGTTTATAGCATAATCACAAGATTAACACTCTGTCTGTTAAGCTACAAATAGGCTTcacgatgatttttttttccttaaatatttcctaaaattattttcaagaataCCTCTGAAGTTCCTATTTTCGgttatttgtcattttgacCACTTTTCAAGGTCAGTTTCAGTACACCTACCACCTATCGAGTTCcgcgaaaataatttcattattatgtataatcaaaattatttgtgaaattaagtttttgtccagaaatattttccatggcTGTTTGTTTCATTAGAAAATCGGttgattttcatatttcgTTTATAAGAAAAGTTAGAAGTCTGTTAAAGTAGTACGTTTTTCTTAAGTTAACTTATTTCTAagttacttattttttaagtttcgtgTCTCGAATCTTTGCTTAcgatttaagttattttttaatgtgtatAAACGTAAAAGTGGGCAAAGCGTTTTGTTTCTGAGTGATATTAATGAACTAGTCATGCCACTAGATATTTAAGTAATATAAAGCCTACCAAAGATTGAActagttaaattattaaaataattatacacAGATACAAAGCAAAATGCCTTTAAAACAGTAGACAATAGGCAAAAGGAAAATACAGCAAATCGGTTAATAcctttgtaaaatttataaaatctaaaaaagttaaattttcataacatttttatgagGTTTTTCTTCAATTCAAGCTGTCGAAATCTTATCGATTTGCTGTAATAACGTGCATTTAAGGCTCAGTGTTCACGATGATATATCacaaagaaaatgtatttttttacactCAGGTAGAATGGCTTCACGCGTTTAATGTTTAgagtttttaattagaaaaaaatattttgtatctatCGTCTTCGAAAGAACTTTTTCAATGAGACTGTCGagacgaaaaataaataatttgctgCAAATTATGAAtgagttttctttatttggatTGGTTTAGCTATTTGGACTGTCTATAGTTAATTCACATAGCTCGATAATAAGATGATCCACGTAGTTCGCTCAATAGATCATTTTGGAGCTTTCCGCAATAGATTTACATCTAACCTATTTGATCGATGGCAATTCATTATACATAgagattttcctttaatttcgattttaaaaactgaaagatTTTACTTTCACGCAATGCTACATGAGCTGATGTCAAACCTGCAATGCATTCAATAATTATTCAGacataagaaatatttttataccaGTACTAGATTTAAGTCTATGTGACTCGTCAAAGTATTGATAACATTAATTGGCAGCTACATACGTGGTGTCATGTTTTCTTCTTTGAACCCGATTGCCACAAATCTGGCTAATAGGCCTATGTAGTTTGGAAAGAACGCCTAATTTTAGTCATTTcgatcaataaataaaaacacttatattttaacagtaataaatttgctactaacaacaacaaatcattaaaaataacctttGAACAATGAAACTAATATATTAACCCACAGCGGAACTTTTCGCTTGGTATCTGCTGGTAATCCCCACTCGTACAATTGTTGACATTCTTCATGAAGTTGTTTTCTGAACTGCTGGTTTTCGGTAACTATCACTAACTGAGTTTCTAAATCTTTGGTAACAGACCTATCTCCGAAATTTGGCGACCCGATCATAGTCATGCAGGGATAGTCATTGTTCGGTGCGTAATACctggaatttaatttaatcattaCATAGTGTTATGTGTGTACTAGTCACTCTCTACACAGCGATAATAAACAATTGTACTAATTAAAGTTTACGGTACTCCGCATAACCTGAGTATTCAATTAGAGAAACATGTTTTATATGAATCTCATAATATACTGGGTCAcctcttgtttaatttttttttcacgtaaattgttacatattaataaaataaataaataatgcatttaacATTGacagattttattaaaaacctcATTATATTCAACTCATCAATGATTAACGTAGAAAATTGGATTCGCCATCTTTTCAAGAAACATTGTTTGTCGTAAGttaaagtacatttttcataaattatgcGACAATATACACTAAACGATATGATTTTAGTAATCTCATTGTTATATCCCGAAATGAAGCTGAAGAAGCCGTACTTAcaaatttcagataaaaattgtattatgatgaattgatttgtttattcACCAATATAAAcagtttgaaagataaaaatgaatatctatTATTGATTTACATCTACGGAGTACTAGTTGACAATCCACACACAATTCATACAATACTACCCTATACTTACATCAAtgtgttaatttaaaactattagTGTAGGTAGAAagttataaaagaaataacaCTCTTACCATAAACCTTTTCCATGGTATGTCCACCCTTCTCGCAAATATTCTATTAGCTTAATTCTATAATGTTGTCCATTCTTAGTACATATTTGCCTAAACTTCTCAGCAATTAAAGAATATGCAAAAGGAATGCCACTTGATAGACCTTTGGACCCCAAAAAGCCATTTGCTTTTGGGTGCGCTATTAATATCTCACAATTTGCATCACACTCTTGGATTAAAGTGGTCATATATTGGGTGGTCAAATTGAAATAACCTGTTgctattttcaatttactgTTTTGTGGTGCTTCTGCAAAAATTTTGTCTGTTATGAAGGAATCCTGTTCTACTCCAAGTTGTCCCATTTGGAATGTTGGAAATATGAATGTATCTAAAAattcagaattaaacaaattaaaatgtataaaataatgcTTACAGTCTAACCACAATTCTGGACAAGATGTACATTTTGTTCAGCAATATAATGATTCAAATGTTGTTCCACAGCATCACAAGCCTTTTCCACAAACAATTCCTTGCTCCCTTCATAAGGGGAACATTTCCAATCACTAGCAAAAGTTACTCTATTATCTTTGTCCATTTTCAAACTAAAGCTTTGCACTTTGTTAACCAAACCATAGTAAAAATCAGTTAACTTTTTGtctttaattacaaaataccTATCTTGTCGATTAGTAAAATAGTCATTTGATAAATTTGCTCCACTAATAATAAGTGTGtcatcaaaaatatacaatttcatATGCTGCAGTCCTATAAGCTCATTATACCTATGGggcatgtatttttttaatattcctctCAAGACTGGTGTGTGATAGAGAGAAACTGtacaatttttgtcattttgttGTAAAAGAGGTTGCAAAACAGTTCTAGAATTTTCAGTATCCCTACTTCCCCTAGTATAATCAAGCaaaacatttataattaagttttgtttCTGAAACTGCTCATTTGCCATT
Encoded proteins:
- the LOC136347168 gene encoding protein rhomboid-like, producing the protein MLSHSAWPHRLSPSTTTILTRATTTLAHAQSEESGIEPGHIATITGSFVSFGQEVLDQYDTDHTDLGSEVDENEVRRELLRDQWRQFFDKFDPEGFGEIPWPDFLNAMDQPEFRERVNTGKRQIFLDKSRHATSPAITFQDFVNVMTGKRSRSFKCAVHHRDREVSSENDFHLLLVEPPLFRRMVTIVADEFLTDDRDRKYYADHYTCCPPPLFIIIITLVELGFFIYYSVSTGEVNPAGPVPTASIFIYRPDKRIEIWRFLFYMLLHAGWLHLGFNLVVQLLVGLPLEMVHGSSRVALIYVAGVIAGSLGTSVFDTDVYLVGASGGVYALLAAHLANVLLNYNNMQCGILRLFGIFAIASCDVGYAIYSRYAEEVMGPPVSYVAHLTGALAGLTIGLLVLKNFEQKLHEQLLWWIALGVYAACTIFAVLFNLVNPTVEQIENLGDGVNSQYVYSRFGV
- the PGS1 gene encoding CDP-diacylglycerol--glycerol-3-phosphate 3-phosphatidyltransferase, mitochondrial; this encodes MIRRLVSSVFETALQSPPEAAICPYPFSKPETTHFGWLTNISPCFPISSNHIKIITEPTQFYNTVLQYCKEASHRIMLVSLYLGTGELEKRIVNALMANEQFQKQNLIINVLLDYTRGSRDTENSRTVLQPLLQQNDKNCTVSLYHTPVLRGILKKYMPHRYNELIGLQHMKLYIFDDTLIISGANLSNDYFTNRQDRYFVIKDKKLTDFYYGLVNKVQSFSLKMDKDNRVTFASDWKCSPYEGSKELFVEKACDAVEQHLNHYIAEQNVHLVQNCDTFIFPTFQMGQLGVEQDSFITDKIFAEAPQNSKLKIATGYFNLTTQYMTTLIQECDANCEILIAHPKANGFLGSKGLSSGIPFAYSLIAEKFRQICTKNGQHYRIKLIEYLREGWTYHGKGLWYYAPNNDYPCMTMIGSPNFGDRSVTKDLETQLVIVTENQQFRKQLHEECQQLYEWGLPADTKRKVPLWVNILVSLFKGYF